The following proteins are encoded in a genomic region of Alistipes shahii WAL 8301:
- the pyrE gene encoding orotate phosphoribosyltransferase has translation MEKKIAKDLLSIGAVFLRPEQPFTWASGIKSPIYCDNRLTLTAPVVRGHVEAGLAEIVRTKFPEAEVLMGTSTAGIAHAAITATILDLPMGYVRSGSKDHGRGNRIEGRLEKGQKVVVIEDLISTGGSCIEVVEALREAGAEVLGVASIFTYGMQKGLDRMREANVTNYSLSNLDALVEVAAEEGYIKPEDKARLIAFRNNPSDESWMQ, from the coding sequence ATGGAGAAGAAAATTGCTAAAGACCTGCTGTCGATCGGCGCGGTGTTCCTGCGCCCCGAACAGCCTTTCACCTGGGCGAGCGGCATCAAAAGCCCGATCTACTGCGACAACCGGCTGACCCTGACGGCTCCTGTCGTCCGCGGCCATGTCGAGGCGGGCCTCGCCGAAATCGTCCGCACGAAATTCCCCGAAGCCGAGGTGCTGATGGGAACCTCGACCGCCGGAATCGCCCATGCGGCCATCACGGCCACGATCCTCGACCTGCCGATGGGCTATGTGCGCAGCGGCTCGAAGGACCACGGCCGCGGCAACCGGATCGAGGGCCGGCTCGAAAAGGGCCAGAAGGTCGTCGTGATCGAGGACCTCATCTCGACGGGCGGTTCGTGCATCGAGGTGGTTGAGGCCCTGCGCGAAGCCGGCGCCGAGGTGCTGGGCGTGGCTTCGATCTTCACCTATGGGATGCAGAAGGGGCTTGACCGCATGCGGGAGGCGAACGTTACGAATTACAGCCTTTCGAACCTCGACGCGCTGGTCGAAGTGGCCGCCGAGGAGGGGTATATCAAGCCTGAGGACAAGGCGCGGCTGATCGCCTTCCGCAACAATCCGTCGGACGAGAGCTGGATGCAATAA
- a CDS encoding S41 family peptidase, translated as MSVLLRVLPLVAAVAGLLLPAGAQVPVKGGEVSDFDFAVDVVERAYAGYPDKTANRAAEYGALKERLRSGIASGRDTYDAVAEYLGWFDDSHLGTEGVRAYRPKSIRRPSDYAARMERYDPQFTHCRVDGETYLIRFPSCDLNEEQTAWVRTAVRAYLASGCENLILDIRGNGGGSDSAYEPLLRLLYDHEGAEDAMEYRVSDLAVAHVREFAGDTERGRGKIARMERTPAGEFLTDGPKTYRIHYDSVSPRPRRAGLLIDGKVGSSGEQLVLEVRASSRRTTVYGQDNTLGCLDFSNCEILYFPQDPTRWMMLPTTRSCRVPEGRGIDSAGIAPDVRIPLPLPEVLTDNVDTWTLWVAEDMKTEKRKE; from the coding sequence ATGAGTGTCTTGCTGCGTGTTCTGCCGCTTGTCGCGGCCGTTGCCGGGCTGTTGTTGCCTGCCGGGGCGCAAGTCCCGGTGAAAGGCGGCGAAGTCTCCGATTTCGACTTCGCCGTCGACGTCGTGGAGCGCGCCTATGCGGGCTATCCGGACAAGACGGCGAACCGCGCGGCGGAGTACGGGGCGCTGAAAGAGCGGCTGCGGAGCGGGATCGCTTCGGGGCGCGACACGTATGACGCCGTTGCCGAGTATCTCGGCTGGTTCGACGATTCGCACCTCGGAACGGAGGGCGTGAGGGCTTACCGGCCCAAATCAATCCGCCGACCTTCGGATTACGCGGCACGGATGGAGCGTTATGACCCGCAGTTCACCCATTGTCGGGTGGACGGCGAAACGTATCTGATCCGTTTCCCGTCGTGCGACCTGAATGAAGAACAGACCGCTTGGGTGCGGACTGCCGTGCGGGCTTATCTGGCTTCGGGGTGTGAAAACCTGATCCTCGACATCCGCGGCAACGGCGGCGGGAGCGACAGCGCCTATGAACCGCTGCTCCGGCTGCTCTACGACCACGAAGGGGCGGAGGATGCCATGGAGTACCGCGTTTCGGACCTGGCCGTCGCCCACGTGCGGGAGTTTGCCGGAGATACGGAGCGTGGACGCGGGAAGATCGCACGGATGGAACGCACTCCGGCCGGGGAGTTCCTGACGGACGGACCGAAAACCTACCGGATACACTACGATTCCGTCTCGCCGCGGCCTCGCCGGGCGGGGCTGCTGATTGATGGGAAAGTCGGCTCCTCGGGTGAACAGCTGGTGCTCGAAGTCAGGGCCAGCAGTCGCCGCACGACCGTTTACGGGCAGGATAACACGCTCGGGTGCCTCGATTTCTCGAACTGCGAAATACTTTATTTTCCGCAGGACCCGACCCGGTGGATGATGCTCCCCACGACCCGTTCCTGCCGGGTTCCGGAAGGCCGCGGGATCGACTCCGCGGGCATCGCGCCCGATGTGCGCATTCCGCTGCCGCTGCCTGAAGTCCTGACCGACAACGTCGATACATGGACGTTGTGGGTCGCCGAAGATATGAAAACTGAAAAACGAAAAGAATAA
- a CDS encoding glutaredoxin family protein, with protein MKPVKLFYLRSCPFCKKALRYIDEARAAHPELAAVGIELIEESEQPAVADAFDYYYVPTFYVDGVKVHEGGIYPEEVEKILRSALE; from the coding sequence ATGAAACCGGTAAAACTTTTCTACCTGCGCTCGTGCCCCTTCTGCAAGAAGGCGCTGCGTTACATCGACGAGGCGCGTGCCGCCCATCCGGAGCTGGCCGCCGTCGGGATCGAGCTGATCGAGGAGTCGGAGCAGCCCGCCGTGGCCGACGCGTTCGACTACTATTACGTGCCCACGTTTTACGTCGACGGCGTGAAGGTCCACGAGGGCGGCATTTATCCCGAGGAGGTGGAGAAGATTTTACGTTCGGCGCTGGAATAA
- the pyrF gene encoding orotidine-5'-phosphate decarboxylase — protein sequence MQHDVIIACDFKSAEDTFRFLDLFKDEERKPFLKIGMELFYAEGPAIVREIKRRGHRIFLDLKLHDIPNTVKKAMAVLSRLDVDMCNVHAAGTIEMMRAAREGLTREDGTRPLLIAVTQLTSTSEERMREELLIDASINDTIVKYAQNTRAAGLDGVVCSPLEAGMVHGACGEEFLTVTPGVRFADGDVADQVRVTTPARAREIGSDLIVVGRPITAAEDPVAAYRRCVAEFVG from the coding sequence ATGCAACACGATGTAATCATAGCCTGCGACTTCAAGTCGGCGGAAGACACCTTCCGGTTCCTCGACCTCTTTAAGGACGAGGAGCGCAAACCCTTTCTGAAAATCGGCATGGAGCTGTTCTATGCCGAGGGACCCGCCATCGTGCGGGAGATCAAGCGCCGGGGACACCGGATTTTCCTCGATCTGAAACTCCACGACATCCCCAACACCGTGAAAAAGGCGATGGCCGTGCTGTCGCGGTTGGACGTGGACATGTGCAACGTCCATGCGGCCGGGACGATCGAGATGATGCGAGCCGCGCGCGAAGGCCTTACGCGCGAAGACGGCACGCGGCCCCTGCTGATCGCCGTGACGCAGCTCACCTCGACCAGCGAGGAGCGCATGCGGGAGGAACTTCTGATCGACGCCTCGATCAACGACACGATCGTGAAATACGCGCAGAACACCCGGGCCGCAGGGCTGGACGGCGTGGTCTGCTCGCCGCTGGAAGCCGGCATGGTGCACGGGGCGTGCGGCGAGGAGTTTCTGACGGTCACGCCCGGCGTGCGTTTTGCAGATGGCGACGTGGCGGACCAGGTGCGCGTCACCACGCCCGCCCGCGCCCGGGAGATCGGTTCCGACCTGATCGTCGTGGGACGCCCGATCACCGCGGCGGAGGACCCTGTGGCGGCTTACCGCCGGTGCGTCGCCGAGTTCGTCGGATAG
- a CDS encoding dihydroorotate dehydrogenase, which yields MTDTSVELCGLKLDNPVVPASGTFGYGNEFREFYDINILGSFSFKGTTREARFGNPTPRIAECGAGMINAVGLQNPGIDAVIREELPRLKTFFRKPVIANISGFSVEEYAYCCERIDRQEQVGLIEVNVSCPNVRHGGMSFGTCPDAAAEVTRAVKAVTTKPVFIKLSPNVTDIVAIARACEEAGADGICLINTLLGMRIDIARRRPVIANTMGGFSGAAVFPVALRMVYQVARACRIPVMGCGGVTTARDVIEMMMAGASAVQVGAANLVNPYASKEIVEALPGEMERLGIEKLSDIIGCIE from the coding sequence ATGACAGATACTTCGGTTGAACTCTGCGGCCTCAAATTGGACAATCCGGTCGTGCCGGCCAGCGGAACCTTCGGCTACGGCAACGAGTTCCGCGAGTTCTACGACATCAACATCCTCGGGTCGTTCTCGTTCAAGGGTACGACGCGCGAGGCGCGCTTCGGCAATCCCACGCCGCGCATCGCCGAGTGCGGTGCGGGGATGATCAATGCCGTGGGGTTGCAGAACCCCGGCATCGACGCCGTGATCCGCGAGGAGCTGCCGCGGTTGAAAACCTTCTTCCGAAAACCCGTCATCGCCAATATTTCGGGTTTCTCGGTCGAAGAGTACGCCTATTGCTGCGAGCGCATCGACAGGCAGGAGCAGGTGGGGCTGATCGAGGTCAACGTCTCGTGCCCCAACGTGCGGCACGGCGGCATGTCGTTCGGGACCTGTCCGGACGCCGCCGCCGAGGTGACGCGCGCCGTGAAGGCCGTGACGACGAAGCCCGTCTTCATCAAACTTTCGCCCAACGTGACGGACATCGTCGCGATCGCCCGGGCGTGCGAGGAGGCGGGGGCCGACGGCATCTGCCTGATCAATACGCTGCTGGGCATGCGTATCGACATTGCGCGCCGCCGTCCGGTCATCGCCAACACGATGGGCGGATTCTCGGGCGCCGCGGTCTTCCCCGTTGCGCTGCGGATGGTCTACCAGGTGGCCCGGGCGTGCCGGATTCCCGTGATGGGGTGCGGCGGCGTCACGACGGCCCGCGACGTGATCGAGATGATGATGGCCGGAGCCTCGGCCGTGCAGGTCGGGGCTGCGAACCTCGTGAATCCCTATGCCTCGAAGGAGATCGTCGAGGCGCTGCCCGGCGAAATGGAGCGGCTGGGCATTGAAAAGTTGAGCGACATAATCGGCTGCATCGAGTGA
- a CDS encoding dihydroorotate dehydrogenase electron transfer subunit: MYKKGIYKILTNEPLTDAVWRMTLAGDTQWISAPGQFVNIALEGKYLRRPISICDYDNRSIALIYKVVGGGTEQMSRMLPGETLDLLTGLGNGFSTKNDARRPLLVGGGVGVPPLYNLAKKLLAEGKPVQVVLGFNTASEVFYEEEFRALGCEVAVSTVDGSRGVGGFVTTAIAERGLDFDYFYACGPLPMLHALYNAVEQDGQLSFEERMGCGFGACMGCSCKTKYGYKRICKEGPVLTKDEIIW; encoded by the coding sequence ATGTATAAGAAAGGCATCTATAAGATTCTCACGAACGAGCCCCTGACCGACGCGGTGTGGCGCATGACCCTCGCGGGCGATACGCAGTGGATCTCGGCGCCGGGGCAGTTCGTTAATATCGCGCTGGAGGGCAAGTACTTACGCCGTCCTATCTCGATCTGCGATTACGATAACCGCTCGATTGCGCTGATCTACAAGGTCGTGGGCGGGGGAACGGAGCAGATGAGCCGCATGCTGCCGGGCGAAACGCTCGACCTGCTGACGGGTCTGGGCAACGGATTCTCGACGAAGAACGACGCGCGGAGACCCCTGCTCGTCGGGGGCGGCGTGGGCGTGCCGCCGCTCTACAACCTGGCGAAAAAACTCCTCGCCGAAGGAAAACCCGTGCAGGTGGTGCTGGGCTTCAACACCGCGTCGGAGGTCTTCTACGAGGAGGAGTTCCGCGCGCTGGGCTGCGAGGTCGCCGTCTCGACGGTCGACGGTTCGCGGGGCGTCGGGGGCTTCGTCACGACGGCCATCGCCGAACGGGGGCTGGATTTCGATTACTTTTACGCCTGCGGGCCGCTGCCGATGCTCCATGCGCTCTACAACGCCGTGGAGCAGGACGGCCAGCTGTCGTTCGAAGAGCGCATGGGGTGCGGATTCGGCGCCTGCATGGGCTGTTCGTGCAAAACCAAATACGGCTACAAACGTATCTGCAAGGAGGGGCCGGTCCTTACCAAGGATGAAATCATCTGGTAA
- the carB gene encoding carbamoyl-phosphate synthase large subunit gives MPRRKDIKKVLVIGSGPIVIGQAAEFDYAGTQACLALKEEGYEVILANSNPATIMTDTHIADKVYMEPLTLEYVAKIIRFERPDAIVPGLGGQTGLNLAVQLAKKGILKECQVEILGTSFESIERAEDRELFKELCESLGEPVLPSHIAMSIEEAVAVAEEIGYPVVLRPAFTLGGTGGGFADDETELREMMRNALSLSPVHQVLVEKSIKGYKEIEYEVMRDRNDTAICICCMENIDPVGIHTGDSIVVAPSQTLTNKEFQMLRDSALKIIRELKIEGGCNVQFALDPLSFKYYLIEVNPRVSRSSALASKASGYPIARVSAKIAVGLTLDEIRIANTPASFEPTLDYIVTKVARFPFDKFSDASNKLGTQMKATGEVMSIGRTMEESLLKAVRSLETGVCHIYHKKFDKWSNDDLLVYIKGGTDDRLYAIGQLIRNGVDLALIYDKTKIDMFFLEKFKNIVEFENVVRAHPMDVETLRAAKRMGFSDKYIGQLWGLSQNEMYRLREKNNVFPVYKMIDTCASEFASYVPYFYSTYEEENESIVSGKEKIIVLGSGPIRIGQGVEFDYSTVHAIWSIRAAGYEAIIINNNPETVSTDYTTSDKLYFEPLTVEDVMNVIHLEKPKAIVVSLGGQTAINLAEPLAELGVPIIGTDTQAIKNAEDRGCFERIMEELGIPQPEAEAVTDIESGVRAAARIGYPVLVRPSYVLGGRAMQIVSNEERLRHYLQTAVEIDVDQPVLVDRYIMGKELEVDAICDGKEVFIPGIMEHVEHTGIHSGDSISVYPTFSVSQKAKDKIIDYTVKLGLRIGIVGLYNIQFIVAGEDDVYVIEVNPRSSRTVPFLSKSTGVPMAHIATQVILGKSLREQGITEVYGREKERWYVKAPAFSFAKIRGMDSYLSPEMKSTGEAIGYDDKLTRALYKALQATGMHVSNYGTIFVTIADHDKEQALPLVKRFYDLGFNIEATTGTAEFLRAHGIRTRTRRKLNEGSNEIIEALRQGHVSYVINTIDINQHNTRLDGYEIRRTAVENNVTVFTALETVKVLLDVLEEITLRVSTIDSK, from the coding sequence ATGCCTAGGAGAAAAGATATCAAGAAGGTTCTGGTCATCGGTTCGGGTCCCATCGTCATCGGACAGGCCGCCGAGTTCGACTATGCGGGTACGCAGGCGTGCCTCGCGCTCAAGGAGGAGGGTTACGAGGTGATCCTCGCCAACTCGAACCCCGCTACCATTATGACCGACACGCACATTGCGGACAAAGTCTACATGGAGCCGCTGACGCTGGAATACGTCGCTAAGATCATCCGCTTCGAGCGTCCCGACGCCATCGTCCCGGGGCTGGGCGGACAGACGGGTCTGAATCTCGCCGTGCAGCTGGCCAAGAAGGGCATTCTGAAAGAGTGCCAGGTCGAAATTCTGGGCACGTCGTTCGAGTCGATCGAGCGCGCCGAGGACCGCGAGCTGTTCAAGGAGCTGTGCGAGTCGCTGGGCGAGCCGGTGCTTCCTTCGCACATCGCCATGTCGATCGAGGAGGCTGTGGCGGTGGCCGAGGAGATCGGCTATCCGGTGGTGCTGCGCCCTGCCTTCACGCTGGGCGGCACGGGCGGCGGTTTCGCCGACGACGAGACCGAATTGCGCGAGATGATGCGCAACGCCCTTTCGCTCTCGCCCGTGCACCAGGTGCTCGTCGAGAAGAGCATCAAGGGCTATAAGGAGATCGAGTACGAGGTGATGCGCGACCGCAACGACACGGCCATCTGCATCTGCTGCATGGAGAATATCGACCCGGTGGGCATCCACACCGGCGACTCGATCGTCGTTGCCCCGAGCCAGACGCTCACCAACAAGGAGTTCCAGATGCTGCGCGACTCGGCGCTGAAGATCATCCGCGAACTGAAGATCGAGGGCGGCTGCAACGTGCAGTTCGCACTCGACCCGCTCTCGTTCAAATACTACCTGATCGAGGTCAATCCCCGCGTGTCGCGCTCCTCGGCCCTGGCGTCGAAGGCCTCGGGCTATCCCATCGCCCGCGTCAGCGCGAAGATCGCCGTGGGACTCACGCTCGACGAGATCCGGATCGCCAATACGCCGGCTTCGTTCGAACCGACGCTGGACTACATCGTGACGAAGGTCGCCCGCTTTCCCTTCGACAAGTTCTCCGACGCGTCGAACAAGCTCGGCACGCAGATGAAGGCCACGGGCGAGGTGATGTCCATCGGCCGCACGATGGAGGAGTCGCTGCTCAAGGCCGTGCGTTCGCTCGAAACGGGCGTCTGCCACATCTACCACAAGAAATTCGACAAGTGGTCGAACGACGACCTGCTCGTCTACATCAAGGGGGGAACCGACGACCGGCTCTATGCCATCGGCCAGCTGATCCGTAACGGCGTCGACCTGGCGCTGATCTACGACAAGACGAAGATCGACATGTTCTTCCTGGAGAAGTTCAAGAACATCGTCGAGTTCGAAAACGTCGTCCGCGCACACCCGATGGACGTCGAGACGCTCCGCGCTGCCAAGCGCATGGGTTTCAGCGACAAGTACATCGGTCAGCTGTGGGGCCTTTCGCAGAACGAAATGTACCGTCTGCGCGAGAAGAACAACGTCTTCCCGGTCTACAAGATGATCGACACCTGCGCCAGCGAATTCGCCTCCTACGTGCCCTATTTCTACTCGACCTACGAGGAAGAAAACGAGTCGATCGTCAGCGGGAAAGAGAAGATCATCGTGCTCGGTTCCGGCCCGATCCGCATCGGCCAGGGCGTCGAATTCGACTACTCGACCGTGCACGCCATCTGGTCGATCCGTGCGGCGGGCTACGAGGCCATCATCATCAACAACAACCCCGAGACCGTCTCGACCGACTACACCACCAGCGACAAGCTCTACTTCGAGCCGCTGACCGTGGAGGACGTGATGAACGTCATCCATCTCGAAAAACCGAAGGCCATCGTGGTGTCGCTCGGCGGACAGACGGCCATCAACCTCGCCGAACCGCTCGCCGAGCTGGGCGTGCCCATCATCGGCACGGACACGCAGGCGATCAAGAACGCCGAGGACCGCGGCTGCTTCGAGAGGATCATGGAGGAGCTGGGAATTCCGCAGCCCGAGGCCGAGGCCGTTACCGACATCGAGTCGGGCGTCCGGGCCGCGGCGCGCATCGGCTATCCGGTGCTGGTGCGTCCGAGCTACGTGCTGGGCGGCCGCGCCATGCAGATCGTCTCGAACGAGGAGCGCCTGCGCCACTACCTGCAAACCGCCGTGGAGATCGACGTGGACCAGCCGGTGCTGGTCGACCGCTATATCATGGGCAAGGAGCTGGAGGTGGACGCCATCTGCGACGGCAAGGAGGTCTTCATCCCCGGCATCATGGAGCATGTCGAGCATACGGGTATCCACTCGGGCGACTCGATCAGCGTCTATCCGACCTTCAGCGTGAGCCAGAAGGCCAAGGACAAGATCATCGACTATACGGTCAAGCTGGGCCTTCGGATCGGTATCGTCGGCCTGTACAACATCCAGTTCATCGTCGCCGGCGAGGACGACGTCTACGTCATCGAGGTCAACCCGCGCTCGTCGCGCACCGTGCCCTTCCTCTCGAAGTCCACGGGCGTGCCGATGGCCCACATCGCCACGCAGGTGATTCTGGGCAAGTCGCTCCGCGAGCAGGGCATCACGGAGGTCTACGGTCGTGAGAAGGAGCGCTGGTACGTCAAGGCTCCGGCCTTCTCGTTCGCCAAGATCCGCGGCATGGATTCGTATCTCTCGCCTGAAATGAAATCGACGGGCGAGGCCATCGGCTACGACGACAAACTGACGCGCGCGCTCTACAAGGCGTTGCAGGCCACGGGCATGCACGTCTCGAACTACGGAACGATCTTCGTGACGATCGCCGACCACGACAAGGAGCAGGCGCTTCCGCTGGTGAAGCGGTTCTACGACCTGGGCTTCAACATCGAGGCGACGACCGGGACCGCCGAGTTCCTGCGGGCGCACGGCATCCGCACCCGTACGCGCCGCAAGCTCAACGAGGGCAGCAACGAGATCATCGAGGCGCTGCGTCAGGGGCATGTCAGCTACGTGATCAACACCATCGACATCAACCAGCACAACACGCGCCTCGACGGTTACGAAATACGCCGCACGGCCGTCGAGAACAACGTGACGGTCTTCACGGCGCTGGAGACGGTGAAGGTGCTGCTGGATGTGCTGGAGGAGATCACGCTGCGCGTTTCGACTATTGATTCGAAATAA
- the carA gene encoding glutamine-hydrolyzing carbamoyl-phosphate synthase small subunit, translated as MKAFTKKIVLENGREFYGYGFGADREAINEIVFNTSMVGYQEIMSDPSYTDQMVVMTYPLIGNYGMADEDYETKTPTIGGMIVREYNDSPSNFRYTKTLNEVFEEHDIPAIWGVDTRALTRIIRDEGTQKVLITDVATPRDEALRKLGEYVMPRDMVSRVSCKKRWMSRVPNHKYDVVAVDCGIKYNIIRLLNRVGCNVTVMPYNSTVEEIMAFHPDGLVLSNGPGNPEDVTPVIELVKQLRGRLPIFGICMGHQLISLAYGARTFKMKFGHRGANHPVKNLVTGKLEITSQNHSYAVDVDSLAGTGLTLTHVNLLDGTAEGVECAADRVFSMQYHPESASGPQDSAYLFKKFTKIMEEHKNA; from the coding sequence ATGAAAGCTTTTACGAAAAAAATTGTCTTGGAGAACGGCCGCGAGTTCTACGGATACGGTTTCGGCGCCGACCGCGAGGCCATCAACGAGATCGTCTTCAATACCTCGATGGTGGGGTATCAGGAGATCATGTCCGATCCGTCGTATACGGATCAGATGGTCGTGATGACCTACCCGCTGATCGGCAACTACGGTATGGCCGACGAGGATTACGAGACCAAAACGCCGACCATCGGCGGCATGATCGTGCGTGAGTACAACGACTCGCCGTCGAACTTCCGCTATACGAAGACGCTGAACGAGGTCTTCGAGGAGCACGACATTCCGGCCATCTGGGGCGTGGACACCCGCGCCCTGACGCGCATCATCCGCGACGAGGGGACCCAGAAGGTGCTCATCACCGACGTGGCGACGCCGCGCGACGAGGCCCTGCGCAAACTCGGCGAATACGTCATGCCGCGCGACATGGTTTCGCGTGTGAGCTGCAAGAAGCGCTGGATGTCGCGAGTCCCCAACCACAAGTACGACGTCGTGGCCGTCGACTGCGGCATCAAGTACAACATCATCCGTCTGCTGAACCGCGTGGGGTGCAACGTGACCGTCATGCCCTACAACTCCACCGTGGAGGAGATCATGGCCTTCCATCCCGACGGGCTTGTGCTTTCGAACGGCCCCGGCAATCCCGAGGACGTGACGCCGGTGATCGAACTGGTGAAGCAGCTCCGCGGCAGGCTGCCCATCTTCGGAATCTGCATGGGCCACCAGCTGATTTCGCTGGCCTACGGCGCCCGGACCTTCAAGATGAAGTTCGGCCACCGCGGCGCCAACCACCCGGTGAAGAATCTCGTGACGGGGAAACTCGAAATCACGAGCCAGAATCACAGCTACGCCGTGGATGTCGATTCGCTCGCCGGCACGGGGCTTACGCTGACGCACGTCAACCTGCTCGATGGCACGGCCGAGGGCGTGGAGTGCGCCGCCGACCGGGTTTTCTCGATGCAGTACCACCCCGAGAGCGCTTCGGGTCCGCAGGACAGCGCTTATTTGTTCAAGAAGTTCACAAAAATAATGGAGGAGCACAAAAATGCCTAG
- a CDS encoding dihydroorotase: MKTFYTNAKIFRNGRFEPGLIAVEGGRIAAAGEPRPGDRVVDLGGRHLVPGLVDVHVHLREPGFPQKETIATGTAAAARGGYTTVCSMPNLNPAPDTPATLGEQLEIIRRDAVVRVKPYGTITMGQRGCGELVDFAALAPQVVGFSDDGRGVQSAELMEEAMRRAAAVGKPIVAHCEVDELLRGGYIHDGVYCREHGHKGICSESEWRQVGRDIALAEKTGCRYHVCHVSTKESVELVRRARAKGLRVSCETAPHYLLLCDEDLQEEGRFKMNPPLRSRADREALVAGIQDGTIEVIATDHAPHTAAEKARGLAGSAMGIVGLETAFPLLYKYLVLEGVITLEKLVALMSANPRRIFALEGGVEEGDAADFTVLDLGAEYAVDPGTFLSKGRATPFAGWKVQGRAVLTVVGGKEVYDDNYESNR, translated from the coding sequence ATGAAGACATTTTACACCAACGCGAAGATTTTCCGCAACGGTCGTTTCGAACCGGGGCTGATCGCCGTCGAAGGGGGCCGCATCGCGGCCGCCGGGGAACCGCGCCCGGGCGACCGGGTGGTGGACCTCGGGGGGCGGCACCTCGTGCCGGGGCTGGTCGACGTGCATGTGCACCTGCGCGAGCCGGGCTTCCCGCAGAAGGAGACCATTGCGACGGGTACGGCCGCCGCGGCCCGCGGGGGGTATACCACGGTCTGCTCGATGCCCAACCTGAACCCTGCGCCCGATACGCCGGCGACGCTCGGCGAGCAGCTGGAGATCATCCGCCGCGACGCCGTGGTGCGCGTGAAACCCTACGGTACGATCACGATGGGCCAGCGCGGATGCGGCGAACTGGTCGATTTCGCGGCCTTGGCCCCGCAGGTCGTCGGCTTCTCGGACGACGGCCGCGGCGTGCAGTCGGCGGAACTGATGGAGGAGGCGATGCGCCGGGCCGCGGCTGTCGGTAAACCGATCGTGGCTCATTGCGAAGTCGATGAACTGCTGCGCGGGGGCTATATCCACGACGGGGTTTACTGCCGCGAGCACGGACACAAGGGCATCTGCTCCGAGAGCGAGTGGCGGCAGGTCGGGCGCGACATCGCGCTGGCGGAGAAGACCGGCTGCCGGTATCACGTCTGCCACGTCTCCACGAAGGAGAGCGTCGAACTGGTGCGCCGCGCCCGGGCGAAGGGGCTGCGCGTGAGCTGCGAGACGGCGCCGCACTACCTGCTGCTGTGCGACGAGGATTTGCAGGAGGAGGGTCGCTTCAAGATGAACCCGCCGCTGCGGAGCCGCGCTGACCGCGAAGCGCTCGTCGCGGGCATTCAGGACGGCACGATCGAGGTCATCGCCACGGACCATGCCCCCCACACCGCCGCCGAGAAGGCGCGCGGACTGGCCGGGAGCGCCATGGGCATCGTGGGGCTGGAGACCGCTTTTCCGCTGCTTTATAAATACCTGGTGCTGGAGGGGGTGATCACGCTCGAAAAGCTCGTCGCCCTGATGTCGGCGAATCCCCGCCGGATTTTCGCGCTCGAAGGAGGCGTGGAGGAGGGCGATGCCGCCGATTTTACGGTGCTGGACCTCGGGGCGGAGTATGCCGTGGACCCCGGGACGTTCCTTTCGAAGGGGCGGGCCACGCCCTTCGCCGGATGGAAGGTGCAGGGCCGCGCCGTGCTGACGGTGGTGGGCGGCAAAGAGGTTTATGACGATAACTACGAATCAAACAGATAA
- a CDS encoding DeoR/GlpR family DNA-binding transcription regulator, translating into MLSIAERHKYILDSLNKHGFVRITDVANELGVTKVTIRKDIKILESKGLLYKVHGSARPANPHVADLDVHVKDNINRDAKRRIAQRAAEMLGETDSIIMASGSTVYAFAEEIKMRMWHHLNIVTPFLRLGVLLNESENVNVVQLGGSVHKKSLSVLGEEAARELDDCICSKVFFGVDGIDPEHGITTSTIDEAKLTRRMMHAASQVIVLADSSKFGQRGFGRICALEDIDVIVTDERIPEQMISIIEEAGVDLIIVR; encoded by the coding sequence ATGCTGAGCATTGCCGAACGGCACAAATACATTCTCGACAGTCTGAACAAGCACGGTTTCGTCCGGATTACCGACGTTGCCAACGAACTGGGCGTTACGAAGGTGACCATCCGCAAGGACATCAAGATTCTCGAAAGCAAAGGCCTGTTATATAAGGTGCACGGCAGCGCGCGTCCGGCCAATCCCCACGTTGCGGACCTCGACGTGCATGTGAAGGACAACATCAACCGCGACGCCAAGCGCCGCATCGCCCAGCGGGCGGCGGAGATGCTCGGCGAGACCGACTCGATCATCATGGCCTCCGGCTCGACCGTCTACGCCTTCGCCGAGGAGATCAAGATGCGCATGTGGCATCACCTGAACATCGTCACGCCGTTCCTGCGGCTGGGCGTGCTGCTGAACGAGTCGGAGAACGTCAACGTCGTGCAGCTGGGCGGCTCGGTGCACAAGAAGTCGCTGTCGGTGCTGGGCGAAGAGGCCGCGCGCGAACTGGACGACTGCATCTGCTCGAAGGTCTTCTTCGGGGTGGACGGCATCGACCCCGAGCACGGCATCACGACTTCGACGATCGACGAGGCGAAACTCACGCGGCGGATGATGCACGCCGCCTCGCAGGTCATCGTGCTGGCCGACTCGTCGAAATTCGGACAGCGCGGTTTCGGCCGCATCTGCGCGCTGGAGGACATCGACGTGATCGTCACCGACGAGCGGATTCCCGAACAGATGATCTCGATCATCGAGGAGGCGGGCGTCGATCTGATCATCGTCCGATAG